Proteins encoded by one window of Sphaerodactylus townsendi isolate TG3544 linkage group LG02, MPM_Stown_v2.3, whole genome shotgun sequence:
- the PSMA1 gene encoding proteasome subunit alpha type-1, translating into MFRNQYDNDVTVWSPQGRIHQIEYAMEAVKQGSATVGLKSKVHAVLVALKRAQSELAAHQKKILYVDNHIGISIAGLTADARLLCNFMRQECLDSRFVFDRSLPVSRLVSLIGSKTQIPTQRYGRRPYGVGLLIAGYDDMGPHIFQTCPSANYFDCKAMSIGARSQSARTYLERHMTEFADCNLNELVKHGLRALRETLPAEQDLTTKNVSIGIVGKDMEFTIYDDDDVAPFLEGLEERPQRKTAQPAEDSTEKADEPMEH; encoded by the exons GGGCGAATTCATCAAATAGAATATGCAATGGAAGCTGTCAAGCAAGGCTCAGCAACTGTCGGGCTGAAATCAAAAGTCCATGCTGTTCTGGTAGCTTTGAAG AGAGCACAATCTGAGCTGGCTGCCCATCAGAAAAAAATCCTGTATGTTGACAACCATATTGGCATTTCTATTGCTGGACTGACTGCTGATGCCAGACTTCTGTG TAACTTCATGCGTCAGGAGTGTCTGGATTCAAGATTTGTATTCGATAGGTCTCTTCCAGTATCTCGATTGGTATCTCTGATCGGAAGCA AAACACAAATACCAACACAACGTTATGGAAGAAGACCATATGGTGTGGGACTTCTCATTGCAGGCTATGAT GATATGGGTCCCCATATCTTCCAGACCTGTCCTTCTGCAAATTATTTTGATTGCAAAGCAATGTCTATTGGTGCAAGATCCCAGTCAGCTCGGACTTACTTGGAGCGGCACATGACTGAGTTTGCTGACT GTAATCTGAATGAACTGGTTAAACATGGGCTGCGTGCTTTAAGAGAGACACTTCCTGCAGAACAAGACCTGACCACTAAG aATGTTTCCATTGGGATTGTTGGGAAAGATATGGAATTCActatttatgatgatgatgatgtagcaCCATTCCTGGAAGGTCTTGAAGAAAGACCACAGAGAAAG ACTGCTCAACCAGCTGAGGATTCTACAGAAAAAGCAGATGAACCAATGGAGCACTAA